The Desulfitobacterium chlororespirans DSM 11544 genome contains a region encoding:
- a CDS encoding DegV family protein — translation MQDYILSCCSTADLSAEHFAEKNIHYVCFHFSLDGEQYLDDLGHSIPFDDFYSAMARGAATMTSQVNTDEFVAYFTPFLEEGRDILHVCLSSGLTGVINSAHTAKDILQERFPQRRIYIVDSLGASSGYGLIMDTLAEKKAAGMDMDSLYTWLEAHKLEMHHWFFSTTLEYYIKGGRISKTAGFFGTLLGVCPLLNMDNNGKLIPRKKVRGKKRVITEIVDRMAEHAQGGLSYGGKCYISNAGCYEDARAVADLVEGRFKNLNGSVEINHVGTTIGSHTGPGTVALFFWGDRRND, via the coding sequence ATGCAAGACTATATATTAAGCTGCTGCTCAACCGCAGATTTGAGTGCTGAGCATTTTGCAGAAAAAAATATTCATTATGTTTGCTTTCATTTTTCACTGGATGGGGAGCAATATTTGGATGATCTGGGACACTCGATCCCTTTTGATGATTTTTACAGCGCCATGGCAAGAGGGGCTGCAACGATGACCTCTCAGGTAAATACGGACGAATTTGTTGCCTACTTCACGCCTTTTCTCGAAGAAGGGCGGGATATTCTCCATGTCTGCCTCTCATCAGGACTGACGGGAGTTATCAATTCGGCACATACTGCCAAGGATATTTTACAGGAGCGCTTTCCACAGCGCAGGATATATATCGTGGATTCACTGGGAGCATCTTCCGGTTACGGTCTGATCATGGATACACTGGCTGAAAAAAAGGCTGCGGGGATGGATATGGATAGCCTATATACCTGGTTAGAAGCTCATAAACTGGAAATGCACCATTGGTTCTTTTCCACCACGCTGGAATACTACATTAAGGGAGGCCGTATTTCAAAAACAGCGGGCTTCTTCGGTACCTTGCTTGGCGTCTGCCCTTTGCTTAATATGGATAATAACGGCAAGCTGATACCCCGGAAAAAAGTGCGCGGCAAAAAACGCGTCATCACAGAGATTGTGGATCGAATGGCGGAACACGCCCAGGGCGGGCTGTCATACGGTGGCAAGTGTTATATTTCAAATGCCGGATGTTATGAAGACGCCCGTGCCGTCGCCGACCTTGTGGAAGGACGCTTCAAAAACCTTAACGGTTCTGTGGAAATTAATCATGTAGGCACGACGATCGGCAGCCACACTGGTCCAGGTACGGTAGCGCTGTTCTTCTGGGGGGATCGCCGCAATGACTAG
- a CDS encoding TetR/AcrR family transcriptional regulator, which produces MAEDKRIRKTKRYIKQTLIEILTEKPFEQITVTELCNKSDISRITFYAHYNDKFALVDEMFAEMLESATRDYRNSQKENNPANDTIQTFCNLLDCIFNLYNENMSLLTYTTIDKNPYLYYMFYSYIVRNVELVIIHRDKVIKPKYSIKQVSGFICNSLWAFIIEAQTEGSTINMVRKDAKKVLTGILEANIVTEMRDNDPEKEG; this is translated from the coding sequence ATGGCTGAAGATAAGCGTATCCGAAAAACAAAACGATATATTAAGCAGACTTTAATCGAGATTCTTACCGAAAAACCCTTTGAACAGATCACGGTTACAGAGCTGTGCAACAAATCCGACATCAGCCGTATTACCTTTTATGCCCACTATAATGACAAATTCGCTCTGGTTGACGAAATGTTCGCTGAAATGCTGGAAAGCGCTACCAGAGACTACCGAAACAGTCAAAAGGAAAACAACCCCGCTAATGATACCATACAAACCTTCTGCAATCTGCTGGATTGTATTTTCAATCTCTATAACGAGAATATGTCGCTGCTGACTTACACCACCATTGACAAAAATCCCTATTTATACTACATGTTTTACAGCTACATTGTACGGAATGTTGAGCTGGTAATCATTCACAGAGACAAAGTCATTAAGCCGAAATACTCCATCAAGCAGGTAAGCGGCTTTATCTGCAACAGCCTATGGGCGTTCATCATCGAAGCGCAGACCGAAGGAAGCACAATCAATATGGTGCGAAAAGACGCGAAGAAAGTATTGACCGGAATACTGGAAGCCAATATCGTAACGGAAATGCGGGATAATGACCCGGAAAAAGAAGGGTAG
- a CDS encoding sigma-54 interaction domain-containing protein: MIEPSTMPSNSYSLEEVMDNSYDSIFVTDAVGNILMANPTAERLLNLTITQMVGRNIRELVEQGHWDKSIALEAIEKRTTVTGMIKTRDGINLMCTSRPLFDSQGNITMVISNSRDRDTLVKLAQTLDKERELVQRYKEEVQYLREQGVKDRHLVAESTAMKNLLLEANWVGPTESSVLLYGESGTGKEILAKYIYSISRRAKEAFITVNCSAIPENLIEAELFGYEKGSFTGADAKGKPGLFELADRGTIFLDEIGEMPLVLQAKLLRVLENGEVRRLGGIHSRKVDFRLICATNRDLKKMVEHKTFREDLFYRINVVPLQLAPLRDRPEDIMAISDVLLKELNKKYGYDKVFSTETLKGFLNYSWPGNVRELRNLIERLAITTRGRVIDYQVEEMSYPPGNRAAGSHQEEKGTMRIQVKAKAPLKKVMSQVEQEYIKNTLQDCQGCVSEAARILGIDRSAIYRKVQVVQLRDQD; encoded by the coding sequence ATGATTGAGCCGAGTACCATGCCCAGCAATTCCTATTCCCTTGAAGAAGTCATGGATAATTCTTATGATTCCATTTTTGTTACCGATGCTGTGGGGAATATCCTAATGGCCAACCCTACGGCCGAACGGCTGCTGAACCTGACGATTACCCAAATGGTCGGTAGAAATATCCGGGAGCTTGTTGAACAAGGGCATTGGGATAAATCCATAGCCCTGGAAGCCATTGAAAAAAGAACCACCGTGACCGGAATGATCAAAACCAGGGACGGGATCAATCTGATGTGCACCAGCCGGCCCTTATTCGATAGCCAGGGCAATATCACCATGGTCATCAGCAACAGCCGGGACCGGGATACCCTGGTGAAACTGGCCCAGACTTTGGATAAAGAGCGGGAACTTGTGCAGCGCTATAAAGAGGAGGTCCAGTACCTCAGGGAGCAAGGGGTTAAGGACCGGCATCTGGTCGCCGAGAGTACCGCCATGAAGAATCTGCTGCTGGAAGCCAACTGGGTAGGACCCACCGAGTCTTCGGTCCTGTTGTACGGCGAATCCGGTACAGGCAAAGAAATACTGGCCAAATATATCTACAGTATCAGCCGCCGGGCCAAGGAAGCCTTTATCACCGTGAATTGTTCAGCCATTCCCGAAAACCTGATTGAAGCAGAATTGTTTGGTTATGAAAAAGGCTCCTTTACCGGCGCCGATGCCAAAGGAAAACCCGGCTTATTTGAACTGGCCGATCGGGGAACCATCTTCCTGGATGAGATCGGGGAGATGCCCCTTGTCCTGCAGGCCAAATTATTGCGGGTTCTGGAGAACGGCGAGGTGAGAAGACTGGGGGGCATCCATTCCCGCAAAGTGGACTTTCGCCTGATCTGCGCCACCAACCGTGATTTAAAGAAGATGGTTGAGCATAAAACCTTCCGGGAAGATCTTTTTTACCGCATCAATGTGGTGCCTCTGCAGCTGGCGCCCCTGCGGGACCGCCCGGAGGATATTATGGCCATCAGCGATGTCTTATTGAAGGAACTGAATAAAAAATATGGATACGACAAGGTGTTTTCAACGGAAACCCTTAAGGGGTTCCTGAACTACAGCTGGCCCGGAAACGTCCGTGAATTGCGCAATTTAATTGAGCGCCTGGCGATCACGACCAGGGGCCGGGTCATCGATTACCAGGTTGAAGAAATGTCCTATCCGCCGGGCAATCGTGCCGCGGGCTCCCATCAGGAGGAGAAGGGGACCATGCGCATTCAGGTCAAGGCCAAAGCCCCTCTCAAAAAGGTCATGAGTCAAGTGGAGCAGGAGTATATTAAGAATACTTTGCAGGACTGCCAGGGGTGCGTCAGTGAAGCCGCACGGATCTTGGGTATTGACCGCTCAGCCATCTACCGCAAGGTTCAGGTCGTCCAGCTGAGGGATCAGGATTGA
- a CDS encoding acetyl-CoA hydrolase/transferase family protein — MDWRETYKKRLTTADEAVKVVQSGDFVIPGHAASESELLVSALVKRYRELENVTIIQGVSLGSSPYCQPEMAGHFFLKSIFLGANTRKSVWDNRGAFFTLMFHEFPRAFREGHLPSDVFMTMVSPPDEHGYCSLGMSVDHSKELVKCAKTVIAEVNPHVPRTYGDTLVHVSDLDYIVENDGPILELTRFAAMNDVTQAIGRHVAALIQDGDTLQMGAGTIPDAILYYLKDKRDLGIHTEMFSDGLIELIEAGIVNGSRKTLNPGKIVVTFAQGTKRVYDYIHNNPLFEFRPVDYVNNPCIIAQHDNMVAINSALEVDLRGQVCAEAIGHQQYSGIGGQLDFIRGAGAAKNGRPIIVLQSSAKNGTVSRISCQFKPGTPVTTTRNDVRWIVTEYGAVNLYCKSDSERAAALISIAHPNFREQLKEEYQAMYGRAL, encoded by the coding sequence ATGGATTGGAGAGAAACCTATAAGAAGCGTTTAACAACTGCTGATGAAGCCGTAAAAGTCGTTCAATCGGGCGATTTTGTGATACCCGGCCATGCGGCAAGTGAATCGGAGCTGCTGGTCAGTGCTCTCGTCAAACGTTACCGGGAGTTGGAGAATGTCACCATTATTCAAGGGGTGTCCCTGGGCAGCTCCCCTTACTGCCAACCGGAAATGGCAGGCCATTTTTTCTTGAAATCCATCTTCCTCGGTGCCAATACCCGTAAATCGGTCTGGGACAACCGGGGCGCCTTCTTCACCCTGATGTTCCATGAATTCCCCCGGGCTTTCCGGGAAGGCCATTTGCCATCCGATGTCTTTATGACCATGGTCAGCCCCCCTGATGAGCATGGCTACTGCAGTCTGGGCATGTCGGTGGATCACTCCAAAGAGCTGGTGAAATGCGCCAAAACCGTAATCGCCGAAGTCAATCCCCATGTTCCCCGCACCTATGGCGATACCCTTGTCCATGTCAGTGATCTGGATTATATCGTGGAAAACGACGGTCCGATTCTGGAGCTGACCCGTTTTGCGGCCATGAACGACGTCACCCAGGCCATCGGCCGTCATGTGGCGGCGCTGATTCAAGATGGCGATACCCTGCAAATGGGTGCCGGGACCATTCCCGATGCCATCCTTTATTACCTTAAGGATAAGCGGGATCTGGGCATTCACACCGAGATGTTTTCCGACGGTCTGATCGAACTGATCGAGGCCGGGATCGTCAATGGCTCCAGAAAGACCCTGAATCCGGGCAAAATCGTCGTCACCTTTGCCCAGGGAACGAAGAGGGTTTACGACTATATCCATAACAATCCCCTGTTTGAGTTTCGCCCGGTGGATTATGTCAACAACCCCTGCATCATTGCCCAGCATGATAATATGGTGGCCATCAACTCCGCTCTGGAAGTGGACTTAAGGGGCCAGGTCTGCGCTGAAGCCATTGGCCATCAGCAATACAGCGGTATCGGCGGCCAACTGGATTTTATCCGCGGCGCCGGAGCCGCCAAAAATGGCCGGCCCATTATTGTTCTCCAATCCTCAGCTAAAAATGGCACCGTCTCCAGAATCTCCTGCCAGTTTAAGCCGGGAACCCCTGTCACCACCACCCGCAATGACGTGCGCTGGATTGTGACGGAATACGGGGCTGTCAATCTGTACTGCAAATCGGACAGCGAAAGAGCGGCGGCGCTGATCAGCATTGCCCATCCCAACTTCAGAGAACAGCTGAAAGAGGAGTATCAGGCTATGTACGGCCGGGCTCTCTAG
- a CDS encoding thiolase family protein, with protein MSFVKSKEDIVCVSAVRTPFGKFGGSMKDIDVYELGAIAMSKAMAKISLDPALIDEVWWGNGDTSSTKDPFTPVVARQTMLKAGISPETPSITYDQACTSALSTVKYGARSIKLREAQMVMTGGSTSFSTVPFLLRDLRWEGKKHSSFLVEDPIIPLGYKDYAPVAVDSGNVAVEYGVSRQEQDELALASHVKYGQAWERGFFKGEMEPLEITKKDKKGKVLSAQLLAKDEQYRPEISMENLARLKPIFDNPTCTAGNAPGMNDGAAAQIITTREHAEQLGLPILYTLVGISAIALQPRIMPVSPAFAIKKCLDEAKLTMDDLKVIEINEAFACVPLVSLKLLANERFLTGDYKAMVKEASAQPILDHDPERYLKLKEKLNPNGSAIAVGHPNTASGARLMMTAAYQLREAGGGYAACAICGGLTQGAGAIIWVE; from the coding sequence ATGAGCTTTGTCAAAAGTAAAGAGGATATCGTTTGTGTCAGTGCCGTGCGGACTCCTTTCGGCAAATTCGGCGGCTCCATGAAGGATATCGATGTCTACGAACTGGGGGCCATTGCCATGAGCAAGGCCATGGCTAAAATCAGCCTGGACCCGGCCCTCATCGATGAGGTATGGTGGGGCAACGGCGATACCAGCAGCACCAAAGATCCCTTCACACCGGTGGTGGCGCGCCAGACCATGCTTAAAGCCGGCATCTCACCGGAGACCCCGTCTATCACCTACGACCAAGCCTGCACCTCTGCTCTGAGCACTGTCAAATACGGTGCCCGCAGCATCAAACTGAGGGAAGCCCAAATGGTCATGACCGGGGGTTCCACCAGCTTCAGCACGGTGCCCTTTTTGCTCCGGGATCTACGCTGGGAAGGGAAAAAGCATTCTTCCTTTCTGGTGGAAGACCCGATTATTCCCTTGGGCTATAAGGATTATGCCCCTGTGGCGGTAGATTCCGGCAATGTGGCTGTGGAGTACGGGGTATCCCGGCAGGAACAGGATGAGCTGGCCCTGGCCAGCCATGTCAAATACGGCCAGGCCTGGGAACGGGGATTTTTCAAGGGTGAAATGGAGCCCCTGGAGATTACGAAAAAGGACAAAAAAGGGAAGGTCCTCTCCGCCCAACTCCTGGCTAAAGATGAACAATACCGCCCTGAGATCAGTATGGAGAATCTCGCCCGCTTAAAACCCATTTTCGACAACCCGACCTGTACCGCAGGCAATGCTCCGGGAATGAATGACGGGGCTGCCGCTCAGATCATTACCACCAGAGAACATGCCGAGCAATTGGGGCTGCCAATTCTGTATACCCTGGTGGGGATTTCCGCCATCGCCCTGCAGCCGAGAATTATGCCGGTATCCCCTGCTTTCGCTATTAAGAAATGCCTGGATGAGGCTAAATTGACCATGGACGACCTGAAGGTCATCGAAATCAATGAAGCCTTTGCCTGCGTTCCCCTGGTCTCTCTGAAGCTCCTGGCCAATGAACGCTTCTTAACCGGCGACTACAAGGCGATGGTCAAAGAAGCTTCAGCCCAACCCATCCTGGATCATGATCCTGAACGCTATCTGAAGCTGAAAGAAAAGCTCAACCCCAATGGCAGCGCTATCGCCGTAGGTCATCCTAACACGGCCAGCGGGGCCCGCCTGATGATGACAGCGGCCTATCAGCTCCGGGAAGCGGGCGGAGGCTATGCCGCCTGTGCCATCTGCGGCGGTTTGACCCAGGGGGCCGGGGCGATTATCTGGGTGGAGTAA
- a CDS encoding type II toxin-antitoxin system death-on-curing family toxin — translation MIRVLSIENIILFHEKIIKETGGSKGVRDIRLIESALNRPFMTYDGRDLYSSNIEKIAVIMHSLISNHGFVDGNKRIGIAVMLILLKMNKLMITYTQDELIDLGLKTAEGTIDEKDIINWIKKHIRE, via the coding sequence ATGATCAGGGTTCTAAGTATTGAAAATATAATACTATTTCACGAGAAAATAATTAAAGAAACGGGCGGTTCTAAGGGAGTAAGGGATATTCGACTTATAGAGAGTGCTCTAAATAGACCTTTTATGACTTATGATGGTAGAGATTTGTATTCAAGCAATATTGAAAAGATTGCAGTTATAATGCACAGCTTAATCAGCAATCATGGATTTGTCGATGGAAATAAAAGAATTGGTATTGCGGTGATGCTTATACTACTTAAGATGAATAAGTTAATGATAACATATACTCAGGATGAGCTGATTGATTTAGGCTTAAAGACGGCAGAAGGGACAATCGACGAAAAGGATATAATTAACTGGATAAAGAAACACATTAGAGAATAA
- a CDS encoding helix-turn-helix domain-containing protein — translation MYERIRNMREDMDMTQSQIAEHLNIHQTTYSDYEIGKLNIPVQVLGKIADLFGTSIDYLVNRTDVKKPYPRRK, via the coding sequence GTGTATGAGCGAATCCGTAATATGCGGGAAGACATGGATATGACACAGTCCCAGATTGCAGAGCATCTGAATATTCATCAGACAACCTATTCTGATTATGAGATTGGCAAACTAAACATACCCGTGCAGGTTCTAGGAAAAATCGCGGACCTGTTTGGAACCAGCATTGACTATCTGGTAAACCGCACAGATGTCAAAAAACCCTATCCCCGCAGGAAGTAG
- a CDS encoding AbrB/MazE/SpoVT family DNA-binding domain-containing protein, with protein sequence MEIIQQVQKRMLVSLAQIAKDIDLHEGDYLAIEERDGGIFLRPVTWIDKSQAYIWTKEWQEKIRRSEEDMADGNYQTFENMEDCINDLEEMIDARSNKNQGV encoded by the coding sequence TTGGAGATCATACAACAAGTTCAAAAAAGAATGCTCGTAAGTCTGGCTCAAATTGCGAAAGATATCGATCTTCATGAGGGTGATTATCTAGCAATTGAAGAGCGTGATGGTGGGATTTTCCTTCGTCCTGTTACATGGATTGATAAAAGTCAAGCCTATATCTGGACAAAAGAATGGCAAGAAAAAATTCGCCGTTCGGAGGAAGATATGGCGGATGGAAATTATCAAACCTTTGAAAATATGGAGGATTGCATCAATGATTTGGAGGAAATGATCGATGCCCGTTCTAATAAAAACCAAGGGGTTTGA
- a CDS encoding type II toxin-antitoxin system RelE/ParE family toxin has product MPVLIKTKGFDLDFASLSLLEMKQTVKALRLLATNPRHPSLQTHKVKGTYFMEAYVNRDIRILFERTSDTIILKAVGHHDILKNM; this is encoded by the coding sequence ATGCCCGTTCTAATAAAAACCAAGGGGTTTGATCTGGACTTCGCAAGTCTTTCCTTACTGGAAATGAAGCAAACGGTGAAAGCCCTTCGATTACTTGCCACAAATCCACGGCATCCTTCCCTCCAAACTCATAAGGTGAAGGGTACCTACTTCATGGAAGCCTATGTCAATAGGGATATTCGAATTCTCTTTGAACGAACAAGCGATACGATTATTTTAAAGGCCGTTGGCCATCATGATATTTTGAAAAATATGTAA
- a CDS encoding class I SAM-dependent methyltransferase: MKNQPALDAHSIQNTMLLPLWGRAAASEKNPDILYDRQAIEIIKKCDYNFDSIAKAFGGEFSGICYVVRARKIDDAIRAYMQAHPRATIVNIGAGLDTTFSRVDNGMIRWYNLDLPDAIAYRQSFIPDSERNRSIAKSFFDTTWFEDVHFTPEEGIMFVAGGVFYYFREEELREVVAAMARRFPVGELYFDAESKQAVDKSNRMVQKTGNQGAPMYFYVNDASALNSWAPEISVISCLDYFAGIPRNRQWSWQSRLMTRILGRLGMMKFIHLGFSHER; this comes from the coding sequence ATGAAAAACCAACCTGCCCTGGATGCCCACAGCATCCAGAATACCATGCTCCTGCCTCTTTGGGGGCGGGCTGCCGCCAGTGAGAAGAACCCCGATATTCTCTACGACCGGCAGGCTATCGAGATTATTAAGAAGTGCGATTATAATTTTGACAGCATCGCTAAAGCTTTCGGCGGCGAGTTCAGCGGTATCTGCTATGTGGTGAGGGCCCGCAAAATTGACGATGCCATCCGCGCTTATATGCAGGCCCATCCCCGGGCTACCATTGTCAACATCGGGGCCGGACTGGATACCACCTTCTCCAGGGTGGATAACGGCATGATCCGCTGGTACAATCTTGACCTGCCTGATGCCATCGCTTACCGGCAAAGCTTTATCCCGGACTCAGAGCGCAACCGGAGCATTGCCAAATCATTCTTTGACACCACCTGGTTTGAGGATGTTCACTTTACCCCGGAAGAGGGCATTATGTTCGTGGCCGGGGGCGTCTTCTATTACTTCCGGGAGGAAGAATTGCGGGAAGTGGTGGCGGCCATGGCCCGGCGTTTTCCCGTGGGCGAGCTTTACTTCGATGCGGAATCGAAGCAAGCGGTGGATAAGTCCAACCGTATGGTGCAGAAAACCGGCAATCAAGGGGCTCCCATGTATTTTTACGTCAACGATGCCTCCGCTTTGAACAGCTGGGCACCGGAGATCAGCGTAATTTCCTGCCTTGATTATTTTGCGGGGATTCCGCGGAACAGGCAATGGAGCTGGCAGAGCCGCCTTATGACCAGGATCTTAGGCCGGCTGGGCATGATGAAATTCATTCACCTGGGTTTTTCCCATGAGAGGTAG
- a CDS encoding VOC family protein, giving the protein MLRVSHIIYKVEHLQQAVEDFRRRGFEVEYGTKRKPYNALIYFSEGPYLELLASTGMPKPLKRLLRLFGKGAMVDRMDYWDTHGGGPCGLALETLKKDLNEERKVLERHGLGYFLMKSGRNDTKGRKLRFTGLFPDNMQIPFFMTYFNIDPKPRNFTHPNGVKKISSIAFGTEERYIPLIRELCSDEMLHLFVGKGIKDMEFEYAPGSAPISLD; this is encoded by the coding sequence ATGTTAAGAGTGAGTCATATCATCTACAAGGTGGAGCATCTGCAGCAGGCTGTGGAGGATTTTCGCCGGCGGGGCTTTGAGGTGGAGTACGGAACGAAGCGCAAGCCTTATAACGCCCTTATCTATTTTTCCGAAGGCCCTTATCTGGAATTGCTGGCTTCCACCGGCATGCCCAAACCCCTGAAAAGGCTGCTGCGCCTTTTCGGCAAAGGGGCCATGGTGGACCGGATGGATTATTGGGATACCCATGGGGGAGGTCCTTGTGGTTTAGCGTTGGAAACCCTCAAAAAAGACCTGAATGAAGAAAGAAAGGTGCTGGAACGGCATGGGCTGGGTTATTTTCTGATGAAATCCGGCCGCAACGATACCAAGGGCCGCAAGCTGCGTTTCACCGGCCTTTTTCCTGACAACATGCAGATTCCCTTTTTTATGACCTATTTCAATATTGACCCTAAGCCCCGGAACTTTACCCATCCCAATGGAGTGAAAAAGATCAGCAGCATTGCCTTTGGTACAGAAGAACGCTATATTCCTCTGATTCGGGAGCTATGCTCTGACGAAATGCTCCATCTCTTTGTCGGGAAGGGTATTAAAGATATGGAATTCGAGTATGCCCCGGGCAGCGCTCCCATAAGCCTGGACTAG
- a CDS encoding CGGC domain-containing protein — protein MKVGIIRCQQTEDMCPGTTDFKVANEGKLAFAETGPVEVVGFLSCGGCPGKKAVSRAKLMVDRGAEIIAFASCMKKGNPIGFPCPHFAQIHEAVVKKVGSEVQVIDWTH, from the coding sequence ATGAAAGTTGGAATTATCCGCTGCCAGCAAACAGAAGATATGTGTCCTGGGACGACGGATTTCAAAGTTGCTAATGAAGGAAAATTAGCCTTCGCCGAGACCGGTCCCGTGGAAGTCGTCGGCTTCCTGTCCTGCGGAGGCTGTCCCGGTAAAAAAGCGGTATCCCGTGCCAAGCTGATGGTAGACCGGGGAGCGGAAATTATCGCTTTTGCCTCCTGTATGAAAAAAGGCAATCCCATTGGCTTTCCTTGTCCTCACTTTGCCCAGATTCACGAAGCCGTAGTCAAAAAAGTGGGCTCTGAAGTCCAGGTCATCGACTGGACTCATTAG
- a CDS encoding CDGSH iron-sulfur domain-containing protein, translating into MSKDQKAGKIKIIKNGPYWVTGNVPLSEKIITPKGKGYEFKEGRRFPPSEEYYLCRCGKSKNAPFCDGSHTRTNFAGTETASRAKYQDRAEVFTGPGLDLLDDNRCAFGRFCHTEKGIVWKLIENSDQDEYREMAIKAANECFAGRLTAVDKAGKAIEPKYEPAIEVLQDPEEGVSGGLFVKGCIPLESADGEVYEVRNRVALCRCGRSRNKPFCDATHVPIGFSDGEL; encoded by the coding sequence ATGTCAAAAGACCAAAAAGCAGGCAAGATCAAAATTATTAAAAACGGACCCTATTGGGTTACAGGCAATGTGCCCTTGTCCGAGAAAATCATCACACCCAAGGGAAAAGGCTATGAATTCAAAGAAGGCCGCAGGTTCCCTCCCAGCGAGGAATATTACTTATGCCGCTGCGGGAAGTCAAAAAATGCGCCTTTTTGCGACGGCTCCCATACCAGGACGAATTTTGCAGGGACGGAGACAGCTTCAAGGGCAAAATATCAGGACAGGGCCGAAGTGTTTACAGGGCCTGGCCTCGATCTTTTGGATGATAACCGCTGCGCCTTCGGCCGTTTTTGCCACACTGAAAAAGGAATAGTGTGGAAGCTGATTGAAAACTCAGATCAGGATGAATACCGGGAAATGGCTATCAAAGCCGCCAATGAATGCTTTGCCGGCAGATTGACGGCGGTGGATAAAGCAGGGAAAGCGATTGAACCCAAATATGAGCCGGCCATCGAGGTTCTGCAGGATCCGGAAGAGGGAGTCAGCGGAGGACTGTTTGTCAAAGGCTGTATTCCCCTGGAATCGGCAGACGGAGAAGTTTATGAAGTCAGAAACAGAGTTGCCCTGTGCCGCTGCGGCCGGTCGAGAAATAAGCCTTTTTGTGATGCAACCCATGTTCCCATAGGATTTTCGGATGGTGAGCTTTAA
- a CDS encoding cysteine hydrolase family protein — protein sequence MKAFLIIDVQNDYFPGGKSELVGAAEALENIEIVLKRFRAAKLPVIHIQHINTRAGATFFLPGTPGVEIHSNLTPLDGEDVLVKHAPNSFYETGLGDLLRLKSIDSLVVGGMMTHMCIDTTVRAAKDYGIPVTLLYNACATKDLSIMSHSIPALTVHNAYMAGLNGMFAQVVLTKELQI from the coding sequence TTGAAGGCATTTCTGATCATTGATGTACAAAATGACTATTTTCCAGGTGGAAAATCCGAACTTGTCGGAGCAGCGGAAGCATTAGAAAATATTGAAATCGTTTTAAAACGTTTCAGAGCGGCAAAATTGCCCGTTATTCATATTCAGCATATCAACACGCGTGCAGGGGCCACTTTCTTTTTACCCGGTACACCCGGCGTTGAAATCCATAGCAATTTAACCCCTTTGGATGGGGAAGATGTTCTTGTTAAACATGCACCAAATAGCTTTTATGAGACAGGTCTTGGGGATTTGCTGCGTTTAAAATCTATTGACAGTTTAGTTGTCGGCGGAATGATGACCCATATGTGTATTGATACAACTGTGCGGGCGGCAAAGGATTATGGTATACCTGTTACTTTGCTGTACAATGCTTGTGCTACGAAAGACTTATCGATAATGAGCCATTCAATACCTGCCCTGACTGTTCATAATGCCTATATGGCTGGGCTTAACGGCATGTTTGCCCAGGTTGTTCTGACAAAGGAATTGCAAATCTAA